The nucleotide sequence CAATCTCTACAAAGAGCTAGGACTACATTTAGGCTAATGAAATCATTATGGAACGGAGCGCAGACCAACCTGTAGCAGTTTGAACCCAACGCATGGCGCAATACTTGGCTGTGTCATCACACAGTTCCATGGTTAGTGCGGGCAATAGATGAGGGTATAGTCTACTATTTTACACTATCCTCCCTATTATAATTCTACGTACACTGATCTTCCAACATAACCATGGTTTAAAAACTGAATTTGGTGATTTTCAGAATGAATCAAACAACCGTTTTCTTTCTTTTAAatactttcctaaccctaaataaTCTACAATCTATCAGCTTTCTATTTTTAATtctaccaattggtgctgaaacggagacgaatatgcatatatttagatGGCTTTCTTCCATTGATCCCTAATATTCTGAACCCATTCTCTCGATATATTCTGTTGAGTCTGTCAAAACAAATTCTAACTAAAAGGTACACcatatttaaagggatggcttaaaATAAATGTGctgaaaaccctattgaatgaaaactccacaAGAAAATTGACCAGCAAGTGGGAGAGTTTTCAGAGGTTGAATTAAGCTTAATCAGCACACGCAAGGGAACTATGTCTGCAACTGAATAAGATACGTCTGAacaccaactactgagaagtgcgtaGGAAAGGCCTGCCTAATTTCATAGGAAAGGCCTGCCTAATTTCATAGGAAAGGCCTGCCTAATTTCATAGGAAAGGCCTGCCTAATTTCATAGGAAAGGCCTGCCTAATTTCATAGGAAAGGCCTGCCTAATTTCATAGGAAAGGCCTGCCTAATTTCATAGGAAAGGCCTGCCTAATTTCATAGGAAAGGCCTGCCTAATTTCGTAGGAAAGGCCTGCCTAATTTCGTAGGAAAGGCCTGCCTAATTTCGTAGGAAAGGCCTGCCTAATTTCGTAGGAAAGGCCTGCCTAATTTCGTAGGAAAGACCTGCCTAATTTCCTAATTCGGAATTGGGCCTTTGCTGCTGTCGTACCAACTCCTTGTCCGATGATGGAAGTCTGCTTCACAGCACAAtcggatctgggaccaggctgatATTGTATGAATAGTAGCCCTTATTAAAGACACCCCCCCTTTTGTTCCTCCACaggatcagatctgggaccaggctgatATTATATGCCTAGTGGCCCTTATTAAAGACATCTCCCCTTTTGTTCCTCCACaggatcagatctgggaccaggctgatATTATATGCCTAGTGGCCCTTATTAAAGACATCCCCCCCTTTTGTTCCTCCACaggatcagatctgggaccaggttgaTGTTGTAGGCCTAGTAGCCCTTATTAAAGACATCTCCCCTTTTGTTCCTCCACAGGATCGGGGGGCTTCTCACTCACTGGACCAGACCTTTTCCTGGGTGTTCCACCAATAAATGGAGAGCAGCCTGTCTACATGGGAGCACAAGTATGGAACTTCACTGTCATTCACTTCATGTTACATAATCATCTTTATTTTAGCTCGTAGCTAATTGAGATCACATTCTCATTCACAACAACAACCTTTGGGATGAGTTGTATTGGAGTGGAGAGGGGTTAGTGTAGGTTAATGCCGCTACACGTCACCACGTCTTTTTCTCTTTTGCAGACTAATGGGAACTGGCAAGGGCAAAACACACCCCCCTCTGCCACTTCCCCGGGAAACGACCACTCGGGGGACTCTGACTGATGGCCCCGCCCCCTTTGGGTCGATGACATAGATGGAAAGATTGACAACGGAGAAAGAATGATATCACCCTTACTTGGCTGCAGTTTTTGTATGTCCTTTCTGTTTCTTACTGTCCAATGATACTGTTCATTATGTTTGTATGAGCTGAATGTATGatttttgtgtgagtgtgtgtgatgttttgtatTGGGATCATGGGTTTTTGTTTCCCACAACTTTATATGTTACTGTGGTATGTAGGCAGGGAGGCTTGGGAAATTGCGTTACCATTGTTTTATTAGGCTATATTATTAATGCTGTTATTACAAATATTTTAGGATTTTCGTTTAAAGCTCAGATATAGTTGCATTTAGAGGATGTGGGGGCAATATAGAAAATCCAAAGATTTagtgtgtttgttttctcttttCTACTGGgcttgtttgtctgtgtgtctatatcatgaatgaagtgtgtgtgctGGATATATTAACAGTTTGAATGAGTATATCAACAGTGCTGTCATTCTGTACAGTGAGTGAAAAACACCTGTATTCTCTACCTCTTTTACAATAAAGTCTCTGTATTCACAGTCAGTTGGTCTGTCTTGATTGGTTGATATCAGCATAAGAGAGACAGGTCACTGCCTAACATGGCAGAAAAAAAAATGCACATGAATCATTTCATAGTTTATTGATTTAGATATTTCGAGTAAATTAAGTTACTCATTTATTGACTGAGTTTATATCCCGTCTGTCAATCTGCTGTTATTTAGGGGCAAGGAGCCTGTTACAGAAAATGTAAACAGCACATGATTGACATGGTATTTGGGGTCATTTTAGCAGAGCTCTCTCCCTTACAAAGCTGTTTGTTTAGAGTCGGGCATGTGGTTATTTAGCTTCTCATTTCGGGCTTTCTGGTCTGCCTTTTTAAAACTTGCCGTTTCAATCTCTGGCGCCGCCCTGTTGGGGTTATCGCTACTATCGACTATTGATCTACGATTTGATTGGATGGGAGCATCTGTAGGAGGGACTACGATCACTCTTTCTATGGGCTCATTGGCAATTTTCTCTGATAAGGCAACATAAGTCGGTTCGGGCTGCTGTGAACTGGAGCGACGCTGCATTGCATTCTGGGTACAGGAGAAGGACCGCTGTCGAGGAGCAGGCTGGGGTAACAGGAAGTGCGGTGTCGCTGCTCTTGGGACTTTCTGGGGCCTTTCACGATCTTCGTCCTCTGAGGTAACTTCCTGCAGAGTGCTGATTGGCCGTGGGGGACGCCCCATGATTCTTGGGGTGACCAGTGCGGTCACTGATTGGTTGAGCTGTGGCCGCCAGTTCTGAGGGGAAGGGCACTGCACTCTGCCCATTGACCAATCACTGTCAGAAGAAGAGGGCGATCAGATGAGTAGGCAGTGATGAATTTGCCTTACCAAGATTAGTAAATTGCTAAATGTTATTGTGAGtggatgtgtgtggatgtgtcAAATGCCACAAGACTTTACCTTGGTGGAGGCGAAGACATATCCCGATGCCCTATGACACCAGAGAAGGAGGCACTTCTCCCAGGGAGCCCAGGGGAATTCACCCATTGGCTATACAGCAAGGCACGCTCATCCCACAGCATATCATTAGCTTGCTCCAAAGGAATAGGCCCTCTCTGAAACCTGTGAGCCAATAGGAGCTCCAAGACTTGATGATGCATGCCCTCTCGGGCAACATCCAGTGCCCGGCGTCCTCTGCGATCAGACAGATCCTGATTGGCCCCGTTTAGGAGCAGGAACCGGGAGGTGTCGTAGCAACCGTGGAGGGCGGAGAGGAACAGAGCAGTCTCACCCTATCAGAGAATGGGAGTGTCGAAGCAATAATATGAGAGTACCTTAAAGTTGAACCATTCTACGCAGATTCAACTGAATACAGTTTCTTCGAAGTTCCTCTTCCTAAATCTTCATACTAGTACGTGAATAATCATAAAAGCAGAGGCTTCTGCTGGCCTTGGTACCTTGTTGTCCTGTAGGTCCACAGCAGCACCGTAGCGAGTGAGGGTTCTTGTCAAGGAGAGGTGGTTAACTGAGGATGCCCAGTGGAGGGCTGATCTCCCTGGGAGAGAGAGTGCATTTACAGTGGAGGAAGGTGAGGGAAGGAAGGTGGGAGTTCagtacagaaagagagggaggaagtcaGCCAGTGAACAAACATTATACAACAGAGTCAAGCCCAAAGGGTGAAAGACGGGGAAGAGGGAGATTTTGAAAGGGAGGAAATGAGAATGCAAATGATGGTGAGGGACTAGGGAATTAgcccgagagggagagagatggtgtgtgtgtgagagagagagagagagagaagagcaaggaAGGCTAATATGGTACATCCACACTGCCTGGGCACTAGGGCACATTAACTTCTGTATCGGTTTGAGAGGGGGGCAGCAGGGGTGCTGTAGAGAGGAATGGGAAGGAAGAGTGGGAAGCCATGGAGGTTTTaccagaacagaagagaagagaagggacaCAAAAAGGGACGCGACATGGGGAGgaccagagagagatgaggtcagTTACACTGGTTACTCAACCCCTCAAAGTAATACAATATAGTAATATGTATGCGAGGCAGTGTGTTTATAAGCTAGTTATTACACCTATGGAAGCTACATAACATTTATGGACATTTGTTCCACGTAATattgatttttaaaatatatttgcaCAATAATTCTCCCATGACACTCTACAGGGAAGTTCAGTTTACTTATTTTACCATCTAGCCTACATTTTGGTTTATAATATAATTGGGAAATTGGGAGAGTAAAGTGATACCAGTGTGGTCGGTGTTGTTGACCGGCACCCCAGCTCGTAGCAGCTCCAGAACCACACGGTCAAGCCCACTCCGGACTGCACGAATCAGGACAACTGACCCATCTGGACCACACCACTGAACCGAACCAGACTGTCAAAATCATATGTATTGTCAAAATAGAACACTGTAAATAATAACCAGCGTTATCTAAAATGTAAATAGACATATTGACATTTATGTAGAATATGTATGGAACTCACTTGATTGGGTGTTCTGTGATGTGTCGACGGGACAGcatttctctcccatcctcttggGGGAGCTAAAaggggagctgaaagtccatttAGTTTCATGCTTAGTGACGTTGTGCAAACCGTAAACTATTCTGTGACAAATTAATATAAGAGAATAATGAGTCATTTTACAAGCCTATTAATGCAGTATGTTAACCATGATcattggctacgtcccttccgtcttcaagagagcgagagttgcaccccttctgaaaaaacctacactcgatccctccgatgtcaacaattacagaccagtatcccttctttcttttctctccaaaactcttgaacgtgctgtccttggccagctctcccgctatctctctctgaatgaccttcttgatccaaatcagtcaggtttcaagactagtcattcaactgagactgctctcctctgtatcacggaggcgctccgcactgctaaagctaactctctctcctctgctctcatccttctagatctatcggctgccttcgatactgtgaaccatcagatcctcctctccaccctctccgagttgggcatctccggcgcggcccacgcttggattgcgtcctacctgacaggtcgctcctaccaggtggcgtggcgagaatctgtctcctcaccacgcgctctcaccactggtgtcccccagggctctgttcttggccctctcctattctcgctatacaccaagtcacttggctctgtcataacctcacatggtctctcttatcattgctatgcagacgacacacaattaatcttctcctttcccccttctgatgaccaggtggcgaatcgcatctctgcatgtctggcagacatatcagtgtggatgacagatcaccacctcaagctgaacctcggcaagacggagctgctcttcctcccggggaaggactgcccgttccatgatctcgccatcacggttgacaactccattgtgtcctcctcccagagcgccaagaaccttggcgtgatcctggacaacaccctgtcgttctcaactaacatcaaggcggtggcccgttcctgtaggttcatgctctacaacatccgcagagtacgaccctgcctcacacaggaagcggcgcaggtcctaatccaggcacttgtcatctcccgtctggattactgcaactcgctgttggctgggctccctgcctgtgccattaaacccttcaactcatccagaacgccgcagcccgtctggtgttcaaccttcccaagttctctcacgtcaccccgctcctccgttctctccactggcttccagttgaagctcgcatccgctacaagaccatggtgcttgcctacggagctgtgaggggaacggcacctcagtacctccaggctctgatcaggccctacacccaaacaagggcactgcgttcatccacctctggcctgctcgcctccctaccactgaggaagtacagctcccgctcagcccagtcaaaactgttcgctgccctggccccccaatggtggaacaaactccctcacgacgccaggacagcggagtcaatcaccaccttccggagacacctgaaaccccacctctttaaggaatacctaggataggttaagtaatccctctcaccccacccccccctaagttttagatgcactattgttaagtgactgtcccactggatgtcataaggtgaatgcaccaatttgtaagtcgctctggataagagcgtctgctaaatgacttaaatgtaaatgtaaatgatcagGAGGTGTTGTTACGTTGTGTGGGTGATTGTGGGTGGCTCGGGGGGGCTGCGGTAGTGCTTCTGCTCTTGCGTCCGGTGGTCACAGATGGACCTGTTGATGTCCTCCATAGAGCTCTGTGTAAAGTCAGTGTCACTTCCAATATCCAGGTCCTTTTTCAGGGGCCTGAAATCATACGTTTATGCTCTGAATAGCAGTACTTTGTGCATACTTAGTGATATtactacagtatcactagtattgTGTAAAATAGAGGCAGTCCAACAGAACAGTTTTATCTTACAGACAGATTAAAAGTTCAGTTAGGTTCAAATGACCCTAATGCAAACAACCGAAAGCCATACAACCCATTACAATGAAGCAAACTGTTATGTGATCACAGCGCTGTTGATTTACTAGACTGAACATCCTCTAACTTCTCCCATAATCCTTCATCTTCACTCACCGCAGTCGAATGGCATCCTCCCCCAGTGGATCTCTGCGTCTTTTCTTCTCAGCCTCCTTTGCTTTCTTCTTCTTTATCCcattcctgtctttctctctccctgtcctgcccCTCTGCTCTCGGTGGGGTGTGTGCTGTACCCATGCCTTGGCCACATTGGCTCCGCTGTCATTCTCAGTGACAGTGGATCTGtgcctaaccctctctcctccctccctctccactcgtCGTCGTCTCACCCTTCTGATCGCCAAGACAACCATCAAGACCAAAGCCAGTACCAGGCCCGTTGCCACGCCGATCACAGCCCATAGCCATGGAGGTGTTGCTCCTGTGCAGAAAAGGGGTGCAGAGATATTAGATGGTACTCACATTTACAcccccccgcacacacacacacacacacacacacacacacacacacacacacacacacacacacacacacacacacacacacacacacacacacacacacacacacacacacacacacacacacacacacacacacacacacacacacacacacacactatgaaacAGGATACATACCATTAGTTTCCTCTTTTTCCTCAACtgggtcctcctctctcccccctattTCCTCCCCAACTCCTCTTACACTAATAATGGCTTTTAATTCTGGGTGAGAGGGGACCGACACACGAGTCGGCGACGTAGCAGCCCGCAGGAAGTTAGCTGCTTCAATGGCGTACGGGAAACAGGTAGAAGGAAGACGGGAGCACGGCCTGTTATCCACTTGCAGGAATAGGAGAGAGCTGTttcagagagatggggagtgagaACATTGATGAGATGCTAACAAAAGAAACTCGGTTAAGGTAAAGCATTTGGGGAAGCAAAATCATAATCTCTTTATAGTTACCCATTTGAGTCATCCGAGGAAGCTTGAGCCAGCAGGTTCTCGAGCTGCTGGGGATTAAAGGTGAAGAGGTCCTTGCTGGCGTCAAGGGACACCATGCCGCGCAATTTGAGGGGCGTCTGCAGGAGGGTGCTGAGGGCCCAGAGAAGGGAACTGTTGGAAAATGTGCCGTGTTGCAGGGGGACGTGGGTGTGCAGGAGCAGGGTGCCCTTAGCCCACAGAGGGCTGTGGTGCCTGTAACAGTCACTCCCGTCCCAGCCACAGGCGGCGCTTTCACAGCCCTGGTCACAGTAAGAGTTGGCATAGTGGTCTCGGCAGTAGTGGATGTGGCCTGAGCTGAGAGGTGGGATAGTTGGAGGGATGCAGAGAAAGTGTGAAGCCCAGCTGAAACATCTGGATGTATACAAAAAGGAAAGTGAGAGTGATAAAGAGTAAAGAGCAGGGTGTGTTTCATTCCAGGAAGAtgttctctcccctctgctcttaTTCACTCCCCTCACCATGAATATGAGACTACTGGGTAAGAGTAAGTCACCATATTGCTTTCACATATCCAGTCCTGTTAGATCCATGAAGGAGAGTGAACAAAGGGAAAGGTTGATGGAACATCTTCCTGGAATGAAATGCAGCCCAGATCTCCCTGCTGCTACAGTGTCTTACTTGCAGTGTCCTTTGTCCCTCAGACAGTCGAACCCGTCTCTCAGACACTCAGGCTCGGTGCAGTCTTTATCACATGACCCATCTCCAAACGTGGCCTTACACTGTCTGGATGGACACTGGGCCCAGGGGTCACCACCGGGAGATGCTGCTGCTACTTGGGGAggaatcacacacatacacacacacacacaaaggttgGATTTCCACTTGACACTAATATACTAACTTAAACTGAATCACGTTGGATAAAAGCATCCATTAATTACACTACTGTATCACGCAAGAACCTGTGCTTTGACCTACATTTTCAAGCTGTGTATTGTGTAGGCCTATGTGTACCTATCACCACCAAGCATTCATTGTTAACAATGCTTGGTACCATGCAGGCCAGGCAGGCTATGAAAGGTGTGTCCTTGGCATGAACCAAGAAACGGGAAATAGGAGGCCTGACACAAACAGGAAGTCTCCAGGAGAGGCGAATAGCAACAGGAAATGGAGTGGGCTGGGACTGGATGAAGGTCGGAGGTCGTCACCCTGGCGATGAGGAATGTAATGGAGAGGGACAATGGAGAGGCTTGGCAGGTGTGTGAGGGACAATTAAATCGTAACACAGGAGAGTTGGGATTAGACATAGTGTACTGTATAGCAGTGAACAGTCAAGGAAATGCAGTACAATCTTTTTGGTTAGTTACATCTTTAAATCAGGGACACATTCATGCAGCATCTTATAAAGTGACGCTGAAAGAAGGTGAGAGCAGCATATGTCAAGTACGTCACAGGATTTTCTCCGAATGATATATCCTCGGAAATCTATAAAACATTGAAGTGAgaatatgtaaaaaataaaagtatgttTCGTTGTTGGGAAGTACCATGTAGGACCTCTCTTTAGACGATTACCTAGTAGAGACTCTACCTCACTCTCATAGGTATCTAACATCGTATCAACAAGATAATAGCTGGAAGACGGACTCACCTCGACACCACCTGCTCAAACCCAACAGAACAGCTGTCCACAGCACCAGCATCATTGGGCCAAGCAGGTcccagagaggaggatggagacggCAGTAGTctactctctctcactatcctccCAGCTGTACCGGTGCGGTTACTAGGTCCAATGCCTTGGTCCAGCTATGGCAGGTCCGGCAGGTCTGTACTCCGCCAAAGTGTTGCGAGGTATCTCTCTGGGTATCTTCAAGAGAAGACCGCGTTCGTAATTGGACTGTGTGAACAGTTGATGTCTAAAGTGTACACCCTAACCTCCAGTGCTGCTAccacccacctccctctctctaattcTTCCTCAGAAGCACTGCGGATATGTGGACAACTTCCTGCCACTGTGTGGAAAAGAATAGGAgcgggatgtgtgtgtgtgtgtgtgtgtgtgtgtgtgtgtgtgtgtgtgtgtgtgtgtgtgtgtgtgtgtgtgtgtgtgtgtgtgtgtgtgtgtgtgtgtgtgtgtgtgtgtgtgtgtgtgtgtgtgtgtgtgtgtgtgtgtgtgtgtgtgtttggtttttgTGTGAGTCTGCAGTCAGTTTTTCTATTGATTTCAATGTCTCAGGATGTAATCTTTCAAATGAACCAGGccctgtattcataaagcgtctcagaaTAGGAGTAGCGATCTAAACATttgaattacatttaaaaaaggcTAAACCGATCCTAAATCAGAACTCCTTCTCTGAGTCACATTATGAATACAGGCCAAGGAGTAGGCCTGCACAtgtcactttttttttttacctcccaCGCAGGAGCATGCTCTCTGCAtttagattatatatatataatcttatCTACTGAAAACGACAAATAAAACTATTTCAAAATCTCAAAGAAGAGGTAATAACCTCCAGGAATGTGGTGGGTCTTAAAATAGACAGATAAAGCTGCAGCACCTTATGTCATCTGTCTCAAATGAAAGGATGGATCCAGGAACAGGAAACTAGGGGGTTCTTCTTTCATCCTTAACCTAGGGACTCATCAATTGTGCCAAGAAACAGCCTCACAGCAGGTGGTACAACAAAGGCTGTGTGCCTTTTCAAGTTATTTTGCGGGGGTCTATTTCAGACTAAGGCATACTACTTACTCTTGACCTTCATTTGAGGTATTTGAGAAAAAAAACTAGAATCGTTTTTTAAACGTTTTATATGATGAGTTTATATAAACCTATATAAAACATTAGGCTGCTGTGCATTGTCAAGGGGGAATATGCAATAGATGATCGTGGAAATAATGTATCGATGATAAGAGCAGTGATAATGATTATGATTATCATCGTGTAGGTCATCAAGCTTTCCACACGATGTCGCTATTCTACATGAGATTCCTTTCAAATTCAAAGGTGACTGCAGTATAACTAAATTAATACTAAGATGTCCCTTTGTATGATATGAGGGTGTAACATAGAATATAGGCTAGATCTATTCTTAATAGATATAGGCTATCGTTTCCTTGACATTTAGAATAAATTGCAACCTCACTCGTAATAGCCCACATGCAAACGTGAGTAGCCTATCTTTTCAAAAAGTAATTTGCGATACTATTGAGTCCTTCCAATTGATACTCCTGTTTAATTTTGAGGTTTCAAGTGTCCTAACCACTTTCATAGGGCATTTATtgtaatgatactgtagtaacGTGTTTATTTGCCCTCCTTCTCCCATCTCTATCATTCAGTGTTGTGTGTGACCTCATCTACAACATCACCATGAGTCGCATACACACCATCGAGCGCCTCGGCTTCCAGTCGGTGCTGAAGCAGGAGATCGCTTTCTTTGACAAAGCTCAGACAGGTGAGTCATATCTCATTACAATCTACAGGTAACTGCCTAAATAAATGAAATACCACCACTAGCTGCCAGAATAGCTTCAATGTGCTCTGACATAGAttatacaagtgtctggaactttaTTGGAGGGattgacaccattcttccacgagaaattgaataatttcttgttttgttgatggtggtggaaaacgctttcttaggcgccgctccagaatccCCCATAATTGTtcagttgggttgagatctggtgactgaggcacacacacacacacacacacacacacacacacacacacacacacacacacacacacacacacacacacacacacacacacacacacacacacacacacacacacacacacacacacacacacacacacattaactctCTATACTGCTTTGAGACCcgtctttcaaagtcactgagatcccttcttctagccatggtagccaaaataatgggcagcTGGACATATTTATAcgtgaccctaagcatgatgggatgttcattgcttaattaactcaggaatcaCACCTGGGTGGAAGCACCTGCGTTCAATATACTATGTATCCATCATTTGCTCAAGTGatttctttattttggcagttacctgtacttCACCTttcataaatatatatttttatacagtTGCTGGTTTACTAATTGATGAAGCTAACTGataaacacatactgtatgtccaaAGTGATGTGAAAAGCAGAGTATCTTAATAAACATGAATGATCCTGTCAAGAGTATTGTGCGGGTCTTTCATTTCTTCAAAGTATATATGCTATATATTTATGCtttatgctatatatatatatatatatgtgatataTATATTTGCACGCTAACTTAACCTATGACCTTTCCAAAGATACCTGGCAAGCGGTACCAGGTACAGGAAATCAGACCTTTTCTAACCTATTGTTGTGgaagtagcctggtcccaga is from Oncorhynchus gorbuscha isolate QuinsamMale2020 ecotype Even-year linkage group LG19, OgorEven_v1.0, whole genome shotgun sequence and encodes:
- the LOC124005229 gene encoding neurogenic locus notch homolog protein 3-like isoform X4 — encoded protein: MKLNGLSAPLLAPPRGWERNAVPSTHHRTPNQSGSVQWCGPDGSVVLIRAVRSGLDRVVLELLRAGVPVNNTDHTGRSALHWASSVNHLSLTRTLTRYGAAVDLQDNKGETALFLSALHGCYDTSRFLLLNGANQDLSDRRGRRALDVAREGMHHQVLELLLAHRFQRGPIPLEQANDMLWDERALLYSQWVNSPGLPGRSASFSGVIGHRDMSSPPPSDWSMGRVQCPSPQNWRPQLNQSVTALVTPRIMGRPPRPISTLQEVTSEDEDRERPQKVPRAATPHFLLPQPAPRQRSFSCTQNAMQRRSSSQQPEPTYVALSEKIANEPIERVIVVPPTDAPIQSNRRSIVDSSDNPNRAAPEIETASFKKADQKARNEKLNNHMPDSKQTAL
- the LOC124005229 gene encoding neurogenic locus notch homolog protein 1-like isoform X2, giving the protein MMLVLWTAVLLGLSRWCRAAASPGGDPWAQCPSRQCKATFGDGSCDKDCTEPECLRDGFDCLRDKGHCNSGHIHYCRDHYANSYCDQGCESAACGWDGSDCYRHHSPLWAKGTLLLHTHVPLQHGTFSNSSLLWALSTLLQTPLKLRGMVSLDASKDLFTFNPQQLENLLAQASSDDSNGSLLFLQVDNRPCSRLPSTCFPYAIEAANFLRAATSPTRVSVPSHPELKAIISVRGVGEEIGGREEDPVEEKEETNGATPPWLWAVIGVATGLVLALVLMVVLAIRRVRRRRVEREGGERVRHRSTVTENDSGANVAKAWVQHTPHREQRGRTGREKDRNGIKKKKAKEAEKKRRRDPLGEDAIRLRPLKKDLDIGSDTDFTQSSMEDINRSICDHRTQEQKHYRSPPEPPTITHTTSPFSSPKRMGEKCCPVDTSQNTQSIWFGSVVWSRWVSCPDSCSPEWA
- the LOC124005229 gene encoding neurogenic locus notch homolog protein 1-like isoform X1; translated protein: MMLVLWTAVLLGLSRWCRVAAASPGGDPWAQCPSRQCKATFGDGSCDKDCTEPECLRDGFDCLRDKGHCNSGHIHYCRDHYANSYCDQGCESAACGWDGSDCYRHHSPLWAKGTLLLHTHVPLQHGTFSNSSLLWALSTLLQTPLKLRGMVSLDASKDLFTFNPQQLENLLAQASSDDSNGSLLFLQVDNRPCSRLPSTCFPYAIEAANFLRAATSPTRVSVPSHPELKAIISVRGVGEEIGGREEDPVEEKEETNGATPPWLWAVIGVATGLVLALVLMVVLAIRRVRRRRVEREGGERVRHRSTVTENDSGANVAKAWVQHTPHREQRGRTGREKDRNGIKKKKAKEAEKKRRRDPLGEDAIRLRPLKKDLDIGSDTDFTQSSMEDINRSICDHRTQEQKHYRSPPEPPTITHTTSPFSSPKRMGEKCCPVDTSQNTQSIWFGSVVWSRWVSCPDSCSPEWA
- the LOC124005229 gene encoding neurogenic locus notch homolog protein 1-like isoform X3 gives rise to the protein MMLVLWTAVLLGLSRWCRVAAASPGGDPWAQCPSRQCKATFGDGSCDKDCTEPECLRDGFDCLRDKGHCNSGHIHYCRDHYANSYCDQGCESAACGWDGSDCYRHHSPLWAKGTLLLHTHVPLQHGTFSNSSLLWALSTLLQTPLKLRGMVSLDASKDLFTFNPQQLENLLAQASSDDSNGSLLFLQVDNRPCSRLPSTCFPYAIEAANFLRAATSPTRVSVPSHPELKAIISVRGVGEEIGGREEDPVEEKEETNGATPPWLWAVIGVATGLVLALVLMVVLAIRRVRRRRVEREGGERVRHRSTVTENDSGANVAKAWVQHTPHREQRGRTGREKDRNGIKKKKAKEAEKKRRRDPLGEDAIRLRPLKKDLDIGSDTDFTQSSMEDINRSICDHRTQEQKHYRSPPEPPTITHTT